One stretch of Pelmatolapia mariae isolate MD_Pm_ZW linkage group LG3_W, Pm_UMD_F_2, whole genome shotgun sequence DNA includes these proteins:
- the LOC134618525 gene encoding ubiquitin carboxyl-terminal hydrolase 17-like protein B isoform X1, with amino-acid sequence MNYTGRQFFDGTFNPAAADVKYHGLAKEGATCYLNSVLQVLFMTKDFREAVMRHSNENSQFIDQHLKALFEDLQNHTAKTDAIIKKLGIDNVYEQRDAAEYFEKILTLTSPQASQIFHGMLAKKTTCCKCLTETDIDIPFWHLPLALVDSCTDTKGSEGYRVVDGIDDFFRMTELNGENQMYCDQCAGKVDAITKDGMKNHPDVLLLLLKRFEFSYHDMSYVKISCAVEVQHTLQIPDSQRYELYAVVDHVGDLRSGLYSARIKIEEEHGDRWYHFNDAGVTELDYQPFQVDNTEKSESAYLLFYRKKKNAVGEEVKEMEQLSLTKHQKSHTDCEGCEVSDDSRKHTREYGGGRQIVGKDYSSKFVNVEADKVTTGERKLLTRYDLLNGSQEEQTGSDRIQIIPKDNQMNEQRSISRFLNDPIEEDVMGEASDPDVTHSAHKDVSVQTQRRSVKDDREDTKEADKYIQMSEITIENLDNSEAVKHVSMRLDGRGQKTAEKIISVTHASVSGVQIQSKEQKNECDTKQNQSEGNKITKERLTEKLDRGSDENIGLERFQRKARIGAQGLTEGGRGSTNSSPIVRVIDEEHTEIDSACKDNCQTKTIIKKTTDETTQDMTKWIEKQRNIRRSLHLEIDKEVTLDKMSTF; translated from the exons ATGAATTATACGGGTCGACAGTTTTTCGACGGAACCTTTAACCCTGCAG CAGCGGATGTAAAGTACCATGGCTTGGCAAAAGAAGGAGCAACATGCTATCTGAACAGTGTGCTGCAGGTGCTGTTTATGACCAAAGACTTCAGAGAAGCAGTGATGAG GCACAGCAATGAAAATTCTCAGTTTATTGACCAACATCTTAAAGCCCTGTTTGAAGACTTACAGAATCATACTGCAAAGACGGATGCAATAATAAAGAAGCTGGGCATTGACAATG TGTATGAACAGCGTGATGCTGCAGAGTACTTTGAGAAGATTTTAACACTGACCAGTCCTCAGGCATCACAG atcTTCCATGGCATGTTGGCAAAGAAGACCACCTGTTGTAAATGCCTGACAGAGACTGACATAGATATACCATTCTGGCATCTTCCTCTTGCATTGGTGGATTCCTGCACTGACACAAAAGGAAGTGAAGGATACAGAGTG GTGGATGGCATTGACGATTTTTTCAGAATGACAGAGTTAAATGGAGAAAATCAGATGTACTGTGACCAGTGTGCTGGCAAAGTTGATGCTATTACT AAAGATGGAATGAAGAATCATCCAGATGTTTTGCTTCTACTTCTGAAGCGCTTTGAGTTCAGCTATCATGACATGTCATACGTCAAAATCAGCTGTGCTGTGGAGGTTCAACACACCCTGCAGATACCAGAC AGTCAGAGATATGAACTGTATGCAGTTGTGGATCATGTTGGTGATCTGAGAAGTGGACTTTACAGTGCAAGAATCAAGATCGAGGAGGAACACGGAGACAGATGGTATCATTTCAATGATGCCGGGGTCACAGAG CTTGATTATCAACCGTTCCAGGTGGACAACACTGAGAA aTCTGAGAGTGCTTATCTACTTTtttacagaaagaagaaaa ACGCTGTTGGTGAAGAGGTGAAGGAGATGGAACAGCTGTCTCTGACAAAACACCAGAAAAGCCACACAGACTGTGAGGGTTGTGAAGTATCAGACGACTCTAGAAAGCATACTAGAGAATATGGGGGAGGTAGACAAATTGTTGGAAAAGATTACAGCTCTAAATTTGTAAATGTTGAAGCTGATAAAGTAACGACAGGAGAAAGAAAGCTGTTAACGAGATATGACCTCTTAAATGGATCTCAGGAGGAGCAAACAGGCAGTGACAGAATACAAATCATACCTAAAGATAATCAGATGAATGAGCAGAGGAGCATTAGCAGGTTTCTTAATGACCCAATAGAAGAAGATGTGATGGGTGAAGCCAGTGATCCTGATGTTACCCATTCAGCACATAAAGATGTTAGTGTGCAAACACAGAGGAGGAGTGTGAAGGATGACAGGGAAGACACAAAAGAAGCTGATAAATATATTCAAATGAGTGAAATCACCATTGAAAATCTTGACAACAGTGAAGCTGTAAAGCATGTTAGCATGAGATTAGATGGTAGAGGgcagaaaacagctgagaagattATCAGTGTTACCCATGCAAGTGTTAGTGGTGTGCAGATACAgagcaaagaacagaaaaatgaaTGTGACACCAAACAGAATCAAAGTGAGGGAAATAAGATAACAAAGGAAAGACTAACAGAGAAGCTGGACAGAGGTAGTGATGAAAATATAGGACTGGAGCGTTTTCAACGAAAAGCAAGAATTGGAGCCCAGGGACTTACAGAAGGAGGACGTGGCTCAACAAATTCAAGTCCTATTGTTAGAGTAATTGACGAAGAACATACAGAAATTGATAGTGCTTGTAAAGACAACTGTCAGACAAAGACCATCATAAAGAAAACTACGGATGAAACCACACAAGACATGACGAAATGgatagaaaaacaaagaaatattagAAGAAGTTTACATCTTGAAATAGATAAAGAGGTCACTTTGGACAAAATGTCAACTTTTTAA
- the LOC134618525 gene encoding ubiquitin carboxyl-terminal hydrolase 17-like protein B isoform X2 — MNYTGRQFFDGTFNPAADVKYHGLAKEGATCYLNSVLQVLFMTKDFREAVMRHSNENSQFIDQHLKALFEDLQNHTAKTDAIIKKLGIDNVYEQRDAAEYFEKILTLTSPQASQIFHGMLAKKTTCCKCLTETDIDIPFWHLPLALVDSCTDTKGSEGYRVVDGIDDFFRMTELNGENQMYCDQCAGKVDAITKDGMKNHPDVLLLLLKRFEFSYHDMSYVKISCAVEVQHTLQIPDSQRYELYAVVDHVGDLRSGLYSARIKIEEEHGDRWYHFNDAGVTELDYQPFQVDNTEKSESAYLLFYRKKKNAVGEEVKEMEQLSLTKHQKSHTDCEGCEVSDDSRKHTREYGGGRQIVGKDYSSKFVNVEADKVTTGERKLLTRYDLLNGSQEEQTGSDRIQIIPKDNQMNEQRSISRFLNDPIEEDVMGEASDPDVTHSAHKDVSVQTQRRSVKDDREDTKEADKYIQMSEITIENLDNSEAVKHVSMRLDGRGQKTAEKIISVTHASVSGVQIQSKEQKNECDTKQNQSEGNKITKERLTEKLDRGSDENIGLERFQRKARIGAQGLTEGGRGSTNSSPIVRVIDEEHTEIDSACKDNCQTKTIIKKTTDETTQDMTKWIEKQRNIRRSLHLEIDKEVTLDKMSTF, encoded by the exons ATGAATTATACGGGTCGACAGTTTTTCGACGGAACCTTTAACCCTGCAG CGGATGTAAAGTACCATGGCTTGGCAAAAGAAGGAGCAACATGCTATCTGAACAGTGTGCTGCAGGTGCTGTTTATGACCAAAGACTTCAGAGAAGCAGTGATGAG GCACAGCAATGAAAATTCTCAGTTTATTGACCAACATCTTAAAGCCCTGTTTGAAGACTTACAGAATCATACTGCAAAGACGGATGCAATAATAAAGAAGCTGGGCATTGACAATG TGTATGAACAGCGTGATGCTGCAGAGTACTTTGAGAAGATTTTAACACTGACCAGTCCTCAGGCATCACAG atcTTCCATGGCATGTTGGCAAAGAAGACCACCTGTTGTAAATGCCTGACAGAGACTGACATAGATATACCATTCTGGCATCTTCCTCTTGCATTGGTGGATTCCTGCACTGACACAAAAGGAAGTGAAGGATACAGAGTG GTGGATGGCATTGACGATTTTTTCAGAATGACAGAGTTAAATGGAGAAAATCAGATGTACTGTGACCAGTGTGCTGGCAAAGTTGATGCTATTACT AAAGATGGAATGAAGAATCATCCAGATGTTTTGCTTCTACTTCTGAAGCGCTTTGAGTTCAGCTATCATGACATGTCATACGTCAAAATCAGCTGTGCTGTGGAGGTTCAACACACCCTGCAGATACCAGAC AGTCAGAGATATGAACTGTATGCAGTTGTGGATCATGTTGGTGATCTGAGAAGTGGACTTTACAGTGCAAGAATCAAGATCGAGGAGGAACACGGAGACAGATGGTATCATTTCAATGATGCCGGGGTCACAGAG CTTGATTATCAACCGTTCCAGGTGGACAACACTGAGAA aTCTGAGAGTGCTTATCTACTTTtttacagaaagaagaaaa ACGCTGTTGGTGAAGAGGTGAAGGAGATGGAACAGCTGTCTCTGACAAAACACCAGAAAAGCCACACAGACTGTGAGGGTTGTGAAGTATCAGACGACTCTAGAAAGCATACTAGAGAATATGGGGGAGGTAGACAAATTGTTGGAAAAGATTACAGCTCTAAATTTGTAAATGTTGAAGCTGATAAAGTAACGACAGGAGAAAGAAAGCTGTTAACGAGATATGACCTCTTAAATGGATCTCAGGAGGAGCAAACAGGCAGTGACAGAATACAAATCATACCTAAAGATAATCAGATGAATGAGCAGAGGAGCATTAGCAGGTTTCTTAATGACCCAATAGAAGAAGATGTGATGGGTGAAGCCAGTGATCCTGATGTTACCCATTCAGCACATAAAGATGTTAGTGTGCAAACACAGAGGAGGAGTGTGAAGGATGACAGGGAAGACACAAAAGAAGCTGATAAATATATTCAAATGAGTGAAATCACCATTGAAAATCTTGACAACAGTGAAGCTGTAAAGCATGTTAGCATGAGATTAGATGGTAGAGGgcagaaaacagctgagaagattATCAGTGTTACCCATGCAAGTGTTAGTGGTGTGCAGATACAgagcaaagaacagaaaaatgaaTGTGACACCAAACAGAATCAAAGTGAGGGAAATAAGATAACAAAGGAAAGACTAACAGAGAAGCTGGACAGAGGTAGTGATGAAAATATAGGACTGGAGCGTTTTCAACGAAAAGCAAGAATTGGAGCCCAGGGACTTACAGAAGGAGGACGTGGCTCAACAAATTCAAGTCCTATTGTTAGAGTAATTGACGAAGAACATACAGAAATTGATAGTGCTTGTAAAGACAACTGTCAGACAAAGACCATCATAAAGAAAACTACGGATGAAACCACACAAGACATGACGAAATGgatagaaaaacaaagaaatattagAAGAAGTTTACATCTTGAAATAGATAAAGAGGTCACTTTGGACAAAATGTCAACTTTTTAA
- the LOC134618537 gene encoding uncharacterized protein LOC134618537, which produces MTDEKRYDPRDTTLKFVNRPDDLDPLLEGDQGLRAQMSCGHAVTPESLTGWCRSLLDQGQYKFKCPALKDGTLQKCDAAWSYQEVRRLAVLTTEEMEYFEENIARLAATEYCEFKTCPGCKTYVEREDLTNLNVQCTICTADKKKVCQFCWQCLKPWKGSAPRSDRCDNDGCINHDLELLKNCKTTALPQVEGVDACPSIRACPTCGQRVEHDKTGCKNIICPRCQKEFCFVCLKLTPECLKTSSYFIPCSDGVAPRQTSIPVWRRN; this is translated from the exons ATGACCGACGAGAAAAGATACGACCCCAGAGACACGACGCTGAAATTCGTCAACAGGCCCGATGATCTGGATCCACTAC TGGAAGGAGACCAGGGTCTCAGAGCACAGATGTCCTGCGGCCATGCCGTCACCCCGGAGTCGCTCACTGGGTGGTGTCGCAGCCTGTTGGATCAG GGCCAGTACAAATTTAAGTGCCCAGCTCTAAAGGATGGTACGCTACAAAAGTGCGATGCAGCGTGGTCCTACCAAGAGGTGCGCAGGCTGGCAGTACTGACAACAGAAGAGATGGAGTACTTTGAAGAGAACATCGCTCGCCTAGCTGCCACAGAGTACTGTGAATTTAAAACT TGTCCTGGTTGCAAAACCTATGTGGAGAGAGAGGACCTGACCAACCTTAATGTTCAGTGCACAATCTGCACTGCAGACAAGAAGAAAGTGTGCCAGTTCTGCTGGCAATGTTTGAAGCCATGGAAAGGCAGCGCTCCACGCTCTGACCGCTGTGACAACGATGGATGCATCAATCATGATCTCGAACTTCTCAAGAACTGCAAGACTACCGCTCTCCCTCAGGTTGAGGGGGTTGATGCCTGTCCCTCCATCCGAGCCTGTCCCACCTGTGGTCAGAGGGTGGAGCACGACAAAACAGGCTGCAAGAACATCATCTGTCCTCGCTGTCAGAAAGAGTTCTGCTTTGTGTGTCTGAAACTCACTCCTGAATGCTTAAAGACAAGTTCTTACTTCATCCCCTGCAGTGATGGTGTAGCTCCCAGACAAACTTCAATACCTGTGTGGCGCAGAAACTAA